The genomic window tgcacttttttgtaaattttaaatccaatgtgtattcacattttgtttaaaacttatatttaatatatgtatgaaagtGTTTGGCGTCctcattaatattgttataaataaatagtcacatttcataaatgataaaatattagattttttttcaaaactaatGTCCTGCCCTATTGGAGATTCtgccaaaattattaattatttgtaagcAATATGTTTTTTAGCTCGTTAAGCCATTACCTTTGGAAGTATCACAACATTTAGGAACACAACTTCCGCAATTACCACAAATGAATGTGGCTGCAGATTATGCAGAAGATTTGTTTacggtaaattttattttaaaatagttcataTGAAAACGTTGTTTTGtaatctacatatatatatccttgATATTTACAGGATATCCAACCAAATAACGTTTATTCCAATCGCTTAAGTAATGTTAAGGATATTGCCCGATATTGCCCTCACACAGAAATTGTCTCCAGACATCTTAACAGACTTTGTAGCAAACCGCAAtgtgataataaaatcaaagcagtattaaaaaactactaTAGTCTTCTTATGAGTGcactaaattataaacaagatTTAAATACAGTAAACAGTAACGTGAACCTAAATAACCAGTTGAATGACATTAATACTCTGgcacagaaaatattaatgaatagaaataataacgttaaaattaaaatatcctttGAATACGAATTGCCAACactacaacaaaataaatgtgacCAGCTCTGTAACGCTCTCGAGAAGTATGCAAATACAATGAATAATGGACTATTGAACGTTGATGATGACAGGGATGCGGTAAAAGCTTATGACTACTTGATTACCAAACCAGATGACGTCTTGTACAATTATCCCGCAACCTTACTCGCAGACAATCAGTCGCAGAAACCTTTACCAATAAGAATAACTAGTAATGACGAACCAAATTTGGACTCTCTTTCAAATCCAGCGTACGCGAAATtaccaaatttaaatactttacaagACTTATTACCAAACTTAGGGGGAAATATAAATCAGAATCCCTTACAAAACGAATTACCAGTGATGAAGGAAGCTATACAGCAATCACCTACAATTCCTTCAACAAACGTATTACCTATACCAAATAcagaaaattctaaatataatccTCTGAATAATATTATCCCTCCATTACAAACTTCTGATACTTTTTACCCTTGGAACTCAATTTCGTCCCAACCATCTCAACAATACCTGCCATCTCCGTTTTCAAATCCTACAAATACATTAAGTTATCCTCAACCCCTGCCTATAAATTGGAAAGCAACCGAAAATTCTTACCCTTTAAGTCCTAAGTCGAAGCCTCTTCCAGACAGTTATTCAGTAAAAGCAATTTATTATCCCTCACAGAACTTCCCACTTAAGGGACAAGATCCGTTAGaagtatcaaataataatcctTTAAGTAACTTACAGCCTTTTGTAAGACCTGAAGAGCCTTACCCTGAAGAATTGTCACCTGGGTTACCTGGCCAAAATTTACCAGGTGCTGACAACTTGAGTCCTTTACAAAATACACTCTTACTCcaaaatccaaaaaatatcGATTCCTATCCATCAAACTCATTGCCATCACCACTGAATTTTGATCTCTTGCCAAATTCAGCGCTTTATCCACAAAATCTTTTAGAAAACGCAAATTCTAATTCCCCAAAGGAATTACTGTCACTACCATTAAGTCCCTTACAGGCTACGGATTATTATCCCAACCAAAACATTTTACCTGTGTTACAGAGTCCTACAGAACCACCttctaataatttacaaaacttaCTACCCTTGCCTATTAATCccccaaaaaaattatattccaaaCCACtagaaatattatctttacaaCTTAAtcccttaaatatttataataatccaGCCAACAAACCAATTATCGGATATGATAACTCCCATCCTGAGCAAAACTTGGTAGATCAGCAACAAAATGTTATGCAAACCcagaatttattacaaaatatatcgcAATCACTACAAAGTTTTACTGGAAATAAAAAGTACCAAGAATATGTAAACGCGTTAAACAGGAAATACTATGACTTACAAAGTTATCAGAATctcaagaaaaattataacgtaAATATGGATTTAACAAAATCTGCGGATCAAGAAGCGGATGTCTCTAcacataactttaataaagcCTATTCTGCGTTTGCgttcagtaaaaataatatgatactGAAACAACTAAATGAATTGTATAACAACAGACAACAGCAAAATGTTGGACAATTGACGACTGAAAATCCAATACTATCATATGTACTTAAACTGAATTGGAATTTAGAACCAAAGGTGTTGTCAAACCTAAACCAAAAACAAAGTACAAATATCGAAATGGATTCGTCATCCCAAACACaacaaaatagttataattactACAATCAATATTCAGGTTTGAGTAAAGGACTATATCCTCAAGCGGTTCAAACAGACAGAAATCTTTTAAATCAAGGAATTGAAAATCTATCAAAAAATAGCATTCCAACCGCTTCGTTGTTAAGCGGTCTAAATAACGCGTTATACAATTCCCATGACAAATACATGAACCAATTGCAaacttctttatataatcgTCCCGTGCAGGTAccaaattcttattataataataatttgaatattgcaAACGCTAATAAACTAACAGAAAAATACAATGTCCAATTACAACATTTGCATCGGTTGCTTGCTGTGTCGAATCTGTACAAATTGAATTCAACACCAAACAGAAACAGCTTTGTTGAATTGACGTACAAACTGAGACACGACAGGCCAATACTTGATCCTTACTATTACGTGAAATACAGATTACCATACCAGACATTCTTgtcaaatataagaaatttactAGTTAAAATACCGAATCTCAGAAACAGTCCTAATCATGACATTTTAATGGGTTCAGATATATCAGAAGCTTCCAATGATCTGAAGAAAGTCAACAAAAATGATCTATTGAAACTTATAACAAGCGACGGGACCTTGATAAAAGCGAATTTAGTCGAGACAGATAACACAAACCTTGATGAGaacttaaaaatagttaaacaGTTGAATGCGAACATACCACTTCATAGTATCTTCAAAACAGATGGTAATGCAACAAAAGTCTCTGGACAAATGATAAATCCTCTTACAGATTATTTGAGGGCccaacaaaaatatcttcaacatttacaaaaaagtttaggtaggaatgaatataacacagaTCCGTATCCGGCACAGGCTGTACTAAGTTACAATCAAAATCCCAAACAGCCAAGCCAACAGCCACAAAACAATGCATTCCTTGGATCCAAATATAACAGCTATTTAGCTCCAAATACTTATCGCCCAGGTTATGGTTACAAtcaggtttaaataaaataacactttATTCACAAATAGTTTCATTGATTATATTCCTATTTTTCTCCAtcagtttgaaatattattctgtGAATAAAGTCGTGGTACGATAGCACAAACATAATGATagaattatcatataatttagagaaaaaattgttttaatttactatttacatttttattttactacacGCAATACACTGGGTATACATACATCAAGTGTCTGCATGAACACGAGTGCCTCTAAATGTAAAATTCATgcgttataaataagtaatggtGTCGTAATAATCTATGTcttgtgtattaaaaaaaattaaaatagtaggCCACATCTTAGTTTGCATCGTCACAGTATACACTAAGTTTTTCACATATCACATTCAACAaccaatgttaataatataggaTAGCGGGTGGGaagatttataaacaaagaCTGTTAAcactccgtatgtagtgtgacgatgaAAAACCAAGAATAAGCATAGGGATTTGAGGTTTTCATCATAACTCATTTGAGTGGCAACAAAAAATTAGTTTAACGTGAAAcaagaaaatcaaaaaaagtggtttataaattttgttacagaGCTACTACTGTCCTCTGgttcttttacataaaaagagaaaaaaaaaatacttcggtaataatattatactgttACTTTTTACTATACTATTACGAGTAACGTATTGTAATAAGTattcaatatcaattatttatcaatagatGGTTTCctaattttgatgaatttaatacaataagcAACGTACGGTAAGATAAGATTTTTACCTGTTTTGAATTCAcaggataataaaataaaaacaaatcttttgCTTTGTCTTCCTCTGTGATTTATTTAGCAATAGTATCTACAGGATATTTATCCATGCTGACAGagcattattatttagtttgcCTGCCTGTTTGCTTAGGCACAATTTCTTTATGGACCAATGTTCACTTCTCAgacatatattgtatataaatatgctgTAAAAGTATACATCATCAGAAGTATTTTAAACGAACAATGTCTAATAAAGTAGCAAGTTCAAAGTAAACACTGGCagcattgtatttttaattaatattaataaataattagaattttaacaaattctaATTTTAGAAAAGGTAAATATGAACAATTTCTCCAAAAAACAGTTCTTTAAATTCAGATATCATCTCTGTATGTAGAAACAAAGTAGGAaacaatttatcttttaatttcattacataatataatctgGATCttcagattaaaatatttgttaaataaagtgACACCTGACACTTGACAgtaatgtcaaaatatttacaattttaaccGGTGTGGAGTgaattaaatagtttcataaaaaatattcgaaaatattgtaatcagATGTCATAAAAACATGCAGTCAAGAAAACCTTTATTTGTAAAGCCCGGTAAGTTTTACTTtctatattaaagataacCAGTTCAAGTAATAAGTGTTCTATTACTGTTCAATATTATCGttgatattaatgatatttattaattattcaggCGACGATAACTTATATCCGGTTAAAAACAAAGATGGCATCatagaaacttttataaatccaAACGTCGATGCCGCACTTACGGTAGACAATGACTCGAAGACGAACTTCGTCTATAATAGATACCATCATCTTCCTTTGGAGTCTCAGAGACAAAAGCTGCCGGTTTTTCAATATCGGAACCACATTCTTTACCTTATGGAGAAATATCAAACATTGATATTAATCGGTGAGACGGGATGTGGAAAGTCAACTCAAGTACCCCAGGTGAGTATTGTTATACACTcagtatatttgatatatataataatggataattacatattaaattctttattttatcatgctgttacaattaaattcctttgagatatttttttggcaATACTTCTTACCTGTCATAATGAGTTACAATTACAAGTGATATATGTCTTGGAGATACAATATCTTAACTAGTAATGGCATTTTCTTTAAGTAAGTTATGAGATTgcttattatgataaaaaatattactaaatcttttgcatttaaaattgtaagtgAATTTGTtctaattcaaatttattgtgTTTGGACGggatgacatatatatatatatatttatatatatgtatatatatataacggagGATCAGAAGATAGCTCGTTATTAGACATAGTGAATGATGGAACAAGATTTAGTTGGTAACGCAGCGGGTTCATCCACTCCAAAAAAATGACGGTGACATTACTTTTTTCTCTGTCAGTTGCCAAACGTCTAAACTGACACAGGGGTGACCTCACTTAAGCTAACTGCTTGACGTTGCCAGCTAATtcgtaattatttgtaaaatagaatggaaataaaatcataattaattctgacgcttcgacatataatatatatatatatatatatataaaatacgtacAGTTTCTAgttagaaacaaataatattattcttagtaATAAAGACAATAAAAGCTAGATGCTTAGTAGCTTAATTGGTAGTGGACATAAAACGATATAATATTGCCACACTCTTAAACTAACATTTACTGTATGATATGAAATGTATTAGACATTATATAGAGATATTATGCAGGTTTAtagtgtataattttattttattatgacacCTGAGTTATTTGGATGAAATTACTtctaatagttatatatgtgcataatagatggcgctgtcagtttgtgaaaaaaataatttgtcttctgaacagatttaaaattccaGTAGACGAAATTGCGGTTACAGGCTAGTGTATACGTTAATGTACTGTTTCATCAGCAAtgttaactatttaaataaaactttaatatagaacctttttaagaaaagtaaacaaataatattattactgtcAACAGTGCCTACTGTATTTGAATTAGCAATAGATGAAATACGTTTtgctatataattatgtaaggGGCAAgtgtctattaaaataaatcctcCATCGTTTGACTAAATTTGCAACTTTATGATTCATGCTTGCAATTATCATACGTTGTAAAATAagtcattaataattaccaCAAATATTCTAATTGTAAGTTGGTTCTCTTTATGTTGGCAAGTTAAAGTGCGTCAAGGCTTTACGAATCTGGTCATAGGTTCAACTTCCGGTCCGAAGTCCATAaacgatttataaaaaaaataatacaactgtacttaataacatatattttatacattcgaCGTAAAAAGAGGGGTGTTATATCTATCTTGTCCGTGTGTGTGTCTTTTTATTCCATCGTATCTATCAAATTGATCGACCGATTTCGGTGTGGTTTTCTTCATGAGAAAGCTAGTTACTTTGCggttttaatcaatttttttggttaatatcGGTCCAAATATTTCTCAACACCTACATCAATATGAAGTT from Danaus plexippus chromosome 27, MEX_DaPlex, whole genome shotgun sequence includes these protein-coding regions:
- the LOC116775615 gene encoding uncharacterized protein LOC116775615, producing MIFHILLINLSPILAENELVKPLPLEVSQHLGTQLPQLPQMNVAADYAEDLFTDIQPNNVYSNRLSNVKDIARYCPHTEIVSRHLNRLCSKPQCDNKIKAVLKNYYSLLMSALNYKQDLNTVNSNVNLNNQLNDINTLAQKILMNRNNNVKIKISFEYELPTLQQNKCDQLCNALEKYANTMNNGLLNVDDDRDAVKAYDYLITKPDDVLYNYPATLLADNQSQKPLPIRITSNDEPNLDSLSNPAYAKLPNLNTLQDLLPNLGGNINQNPLQNELPVMKEAIQQSPTIPSTNVLPIPNTENSKYNPLNNIIPPLQTSDTFYPWNSISSQPSQQYLPSPFSNPTNTLSYPQPLPINWKATENSYPLSPKSKPLPDSYSVKAIYYPSQNFPLKGQDPLEVSNNNPLSNLQPFVRPEEPYPEELSPGLPGQNLPGADNLSPLQNTLLLQNPKNIDSYPSNSLPSPLNFDLLPNSALYPQNLLENANSNSPKELLSLPLSPLQATDYYPNQNILPVLQSPTEPPSNNLQNLLPLPINPPKKLYSKPLEILSLQLNPLNIYNNPANKPIIGYDNSHPEQNLVDQQQNVMQTQNLLQNISQSLQSFTGNKKYQEYVNALNRKYYDLQSYQNLKKNYNVNMDLTKSADQEADVSTHNFNKAYSAFAFSKNNMILKQLNELYNNRQQQNVGQLTTENPILSYVLKLNWNLEPKVLSNLNQKQSTNIEMDSSSQTQQNSYNYYNQYSGLSKGLYPQAVQTDRNLLNQGIENLSKNSIPTASLLSGLNNALYNSHDKYMNQLQTSLYNRPVQVPNSYYNNNLNIANANKLTEKYNVQLQHLHRLLAVSNLYKLNSTPNRNSFVELTYKLRHDRPILDPYYYVKYRLPYQTFLSNIRNLLVKIPNLRNSPNHDILMGSDISEASNDLKKVNKNDLLKLITSDGTLIKANLVETDNTNLDENLKIVKQLNANIPLHSIFKTDGNATKVSGQMINPLTDYLRAQQKYLQHLQKSLGRNEYNTDPYPAQAVLSYNQNPKQPSQQPQNNAFLGSKYNSYLAPNTYRPGYGYNQV